The Eleginops maclovinus isolate JMC-PN-2008 ecotype Puerto Natales chromosome 6, JC_Emac_rtc_rv5, whole genome shotgun sequence DNA segment AAAAGCTTTGTCGTACTTTTAATAACAAGACACTCTCTCATATATTGCACCGCCTGATTAGTGCAACTCTTCACTCTCAGCTTTTTGTGCCCTCCACATCTCATAATCACAAACATCTTTCCACTGTTAGATTCTTATCATCCCTCTGCACTTGCTCGTTTACTTGACATAATTGCTAAATcctaaagagaaaaaaagacaaagcaagTTTCTGCCAGGATAAATCTGTCCTCCAGTGTCCCTTCACTCACTTTAGATGGTTCCCTGAGTGACACCCTGATGTGCTCAACCATGCGTATCTCTTATAATGAGGAAAAGCGACTCTTCATTGGTACCTAACTAATTACTTTAGATTATATCCAGTGTCCCGTTAAGCTTGTTGACAAAAATCGTCGGACTAGTGGAGGACAAAGACAACTGCTGAGAGGCcaattcatttaattttacTTCCAACCTGCGGCTATTACTAAAATACGTACAAAGATAAGCAAGTGTATGTGTTTACACCTCATTCTCcttaaatgttcattatttaattgGCAGGAAAACAgtgattgaaataaaaagtggtGATTGGGTCCCCGCAGCTGTCGAACGCTGTGATTTCATTTCCCTCAATTAAGCTGAGCTAATATCAAAGCTCAGCActcaccctgtgtgtgtttgccttcGTACACACTATTTGGATTGTATCTGCCAACCCCCCTGCCCCTGCCTGCGCCTGTGTATTTCTGTGCGCATCACTGCCCGGTGTGTTTGCTATCAGCTCATCACAACCAGCAGAGAGCTGAGTGTGTCTGGCTGTGTGTCAGAAAGCAGAATCGCAGTGAATGCAGCAGGTCCACTGTGCTCTGACAGCCCATAAAACAGCGGGGGACTATTTTCCCCCTTAGAGAGGTCGGAAATGTTGTCGCTGTAATCGCCAGTTTTCGTTTTGACCGGCATTTTTCTCATTCATACATTGGGttggaagaggaaggaaagggaagaaaaagaaaacatgcgACAATGAGGCTACAACACGCTGTCAGAAGGGAAAGTGAAGCGAGGGAGCCATTAATGAGCGAATATCATATCAGGCTCCAGAGATAACTGGTTGCAGATGCCATCCTATTACCATGCAATGTCAGAAAGAGGCTCAATATAGATGTTACAAGACAAAGGTGCTACAGTTGCCAGCCAAAAGCGATAAAACCCTTCCCGTGGGCATCTAATACCCACGTTCCCTGCCAGAATGACAAGGAAATACACATAAAGGTGATAATGTAAAATGCTGCTAAGGCTACCGACTAATTAAAATGCATCCTGGATGACCTTATCACAAGTGGACAGCTCCTAAAATAGCTGTGAGTGCAGCCAAAATAGAGGACAAAGTGTGAGGTAGAAGCAAAAAGCTCTTAGTGCCTATACTGGAGCATGACAAAGCCTGAAACAGTCTATTCCGGATGAAAAGACAAGAAATGATCATATTTGTTGGTCTAAATGACGGGGATTTTAATTATATCAGGGTTTCATTCCCAGCTTTATCTAAGTTCTTCCTTTCACAGTGTGCTAATGTCCACTGCAGTCCTCTTCTATAGCTCTAAGGcaaaaagcaaatatatatttttagctaTGCTAGCGGCAAAGGAATGGTGGTCTGTCCGTCTCTGTTTGGCCTAGACTGAAATATTCCAGTTGGATATTGAGTTATAAAAGAAGAACCCCTTTAGCTCAAAGCCCCTCTGTGTCCTCCAGGGAAATGACACTGCTTTATTCATTGCTTCACTTATTAGGTCCCTTTGATTTGAAAATACCTCTGCTAAAAATGTGGCTCCCAGTTAGAACCTGAACAACAAAGGAACCCTAAAACAAGAGAAGCTGACTGCACTGTGCAGCACAGCCTCTCTGATCCGCTCGCATGGCTACAATTCTCTTGTTGTAGCTGCTAGTAGTCACAGTTTATCTGCTGATAAAGATCAATTATGATTAGTGTTAAGAGAAATTAATTTTGCACTGTTATGCTAACTtccatatctgtattttgtgtctctactgtgacatgtctccgtgctttaatttatttttctcatactgcctgtgctgcagcacctcttttcaccctctgtctgaaaccagagcccagtctgctctgattggttagctctctGTAGTGATTGGTCAgtcacttagagatgtcccgctgCTTAGCCTATCAAATACATTGTGTTAGCACTAGCCAATAGtagtgagtgttacatagtgatgttcctgaagtaaacaaagggggTGTTTCAGGTggggggagggagtgtgtggaagagaaaccccctctggagggaacattgggattcttttgcagaccatttccaagcacaataacataacacactacaggaaagaggaaaccaaaaaaagcataatagggccctttaatATTACTCTGCATCCTGTGGGTTAAACATTATTGCTGTTTCAGAGTATCCCGAGAGAACTaagtaaatgaaatgattggtGGCAAAGATAAGGTCAACAAACCCGCCTGGTTTAGCTTTGTTCAAGGTTATTTATCTTCAGAGGAAATGACTTcattactattattttaatgtgtgcGCTCTGACACGTACATTTAGTTCCGCCGTCTCTGTGAGAGTTGACAGCCTACTGTTTAAAGAGGTGCCAAGGTAATTTTGATCTATATTTACAAAGAGAAGATAATACGAAGCATACAACTTAATGATGCATACAGAGACCCGATCAATACAGTTACTATTCAGCAGTTTTTAATGAAGGATCATTGTCCCGCTGCTGTTGTTAGAGGCCAATATTGAGCTGTATCACACCGGctttgttgtgttatttatcTGTATTAGAAGGTGACATGTAAAGCAGTGCTACAAATATGCCGCAGCACATTAAGTCGCAATGGATTTTGACACTATGTCGAAGCCTCCGAATGATGTTTAGAGTGATgtctgcccccaccccccgaCACACAGCGTACCCATCATGGTCAATTTTTCAGGATTATCGACatcttctgtctttgtgtccGTTGTTTACAGCAGAATAATGCTGTTTGTGCTTGATTATTGCAGGTACAACCGTTATATCTAATACAATCTTAATCCAGGCCATGTTTATTGTCTTTGGAAGCTAAaggttacatttatattaatacGCTGTACTTGCTTGCCTAATTTGAATCTAGGGATGAAAGATCTATATCGGCTGGATAAATTACCGGCGGATAATGGGAAAGTGTATTTTATGATATATTATTCCAATATTAAATTATAGTTGATACATTTTTGGACGATAATGGGAAAATGTAtgtaattatgtatttttccGAATTAGAGCTGATAAATCATCGGCCAACAATAAGGACgccacatttaatttatttgactCCAATACAGTAGgcaggcccgtcgcgttcaggtaggcatggtaggcaattgcctagggcccccgagtaggaggaggccccccaaagacgacaggttaagatttttttttttttttttttttttttttttttcaaaattcaaagaaaagtctgatacaaatgcaacatgaatcaaacaacatgcataccaataagacaggtcatgtattcaacagcaatgacgattttaaatagcttcataataataagcagtcatctgtatatgaagggctctgctgcgactgcgagggcagcaacagcgcctccctagagcatgcgatgtccgaaaagcgcaacgacacattgtagtcgaaataccccagctcgagggggcccccctttcccatgcattagcgcgacagcgtcaagtgcaagtgaaaagtgaaaaattaaaatgaagcgaaattatctctccggcaatcaaaaaaagaagaagaaaagggaagaggagcagaaaagaaaacaagacaccggtaagtagaatatacacaatcaacatgaaaattgtgccaggcagggtataccatattttgctagagtagcgaggttgtaacgacgactagctaggaaccagtggtttggcatgctagcatgctaaccaaacttaaactgctacctttgacttcactataagttcataacgttatcagctggccaaattgatcaacgattaattcctcttaatatcctaaataaacttcacatatgttttcagtcgttagagccttgagacaaccagtgaaatagttattcctgtagtagctagctatttaataggagattaacatgggagtttacaataattttgctagaataccattgggttgatttacttactttatttacattttaacggttaacatcccggcgcagatcagccacatgaagaaaacagccactttagtgtcaattaatccttttctaaacctattctgctgtttgttgttgttggtctccatgatagctgtaaataccactggaccaccgttaaaaactgtaccgatagctttgagctttttctatgggacacagacagtacacagacacacacagacacaccacgggtgcggggatggcgctgttgccactcacagaattgatttcaggaaaacagctcgtcttagtgactgtatttctgttttcaaaccagtgaaaacgggattattgtaagattttattattattattttttttacttttttttggtgaagcagtgcttcacctgtagtcgtatagaaaccgccactaaaccgcctagtaggaactgtgtgtaatgcttttaatatctatttcaccacaattatcagactgtaaaatgataggatttcaaaagcatttgaaaaataaccaagctaatcatacagtacttattctttctccaaggggcattgctgaaatttcttcatcccgctctaccaagtgttgtctctggtgctactgaaggtaacgttcttttctacctattattagtgccttctatcaacacacttgatgttatcaaaatgactttacatttttctaattcaagtcatagttgtgtgtattcattccacttgcccacagagtcttctggacatttcaaatatgtgggacattcactaatgttaatgaataactgagttgttgagatcaatgcatgcaaaatgtgcaatataaataaaaagaatattatttatgtatttatttatttttgcaccagggccatcaacatcgtcttcgtcacatgtttatgaggaggagcaagtggaagacaacattgcggcgtccacaccacttcccagcagtggttcaacagaaggtgcattaagccgcacaatttcaacttatcacctatcatagtgacccaaagttatagcagcatgtgctgtgaaagtgtattaaaatgaccatttgctataaagcgttacacaagtagatcaccataccttaagcatttagttgtcgtacttcacacatgaaactgtgccatgaattaatttgtaattacatatttttcagcagtgccatcaactccatcacgacttgaggaggagcaagtggaagcatccacaccacttcccagcagtggttcaacagaaggtgcattaagccgcacaatttcaacttatcacctaacacccatgtgctatgaaagtgtattaaaatgaccctttctttttaaagcattatacaagtagatcaccattccctagttgctgtacttaccacatggcaattgtgctataaattcatttgcaactatatgttttcaacagtgccatcaactccatctccacttcatgaggaggacaaagaggaagatgacattgacatggcagagaccaccccaccatccagaactggggtacctgtaggtattgcaagcaccacattaagtgatgacccaggatgttggcccagtgtcctaacaagcagtatgcgctgtgaaatagtcaaaaaaggacctgtgcaaatcatggacattgaattcccgcaaaacttagacaatcctcctcgaagattcaccaaggacagttacaaaagaaccatgaaaaatggtgagaatatacatcgatcgtggctggtgtattccatccacacagatggagtgttctgtttcccttgtactgttttcgggaagcgtgagcgtgacaatgccttaacgacctgtggctacggtggatggaagaacctttcctatcgcctaaaaaaacacgagtgcacaaaggtgcactgtgacaatgtgaaaaagtggcacgaccttcagaggagactgcaaaccagtacactgattgatcaaagacagatggagttgatgcaacttgaagttgaacactggaaaggcgtgattcggagagtgattgccatagtttcccatctggcagaacgcaaccaggctttgagaggaactaccagtaccgtgtatgatcgccacaatgggaattttctggctcaagtggaactcctagcacagtttgatccggtaatgaatgaacacatcagacgaatacaatgcaaagagacaaaggtgcattacctgagtggagtcattcagaacgaaatcattcagctggtcggagacaaaatcctacaggagattgcaagaagagtgcacaaagcaaaatacttctccgtgatcatggattgcactcctgacatcagccacaaggaacaactttctgttgttctcaggattgtcaactgtgaaacacctgtttctattgctgagcattttttgggatttgtacatgttgaagacacaactggtaaagggctcagtgaaatcctgcttgaccagttggagaagcacaacctcagcatttcagattgccgtgggcagtcatacgacaatggcagcaatatgatgggccacaaacagggtgtgcaggcaagaattttagagctgaacaacaaggcgctatgcatcccatgcagcagtcacacactaaatctggttgtgtcagatgctgccaagtcttcagtgttgtccatgtctttttttggtatgctgcaacgactgtacaaccttttcagttcctctgtgcaccgctgggcaattttgaagcagcatgtgaagcagctcacccttaagccactttcagggacgagatgggaggcccgaattgacagtgtgaaggtagtgcggtaccatctacctgaaatactagacggactgtcagcactggagacatatgctacagagaagggggactcagagaccatgtcctcagcaaaaagcttacatggtgagcttaaaacatggtcctttcttctgtgcacaataacctggtacaacgttttgtatcaggttaaccatatgagcaagctcctccagagcccggatgtttcaatgcaaacactgaaaaaagaaaccgagggagtgacagagtacctagaagatttcagggaaaatggactcgcatcaagccaaacggatgcaatggagattgcagaagatctggaaattgagaggaaattgcctgagaaaaggcaacgtaaaaagaaaaggcagttcctttacgagagtacagatgaaacccaatcgaccccagaagaggccttcagaagggacttcttcctgcctttggttgacactgccatcaccagcctaaaagacagattttccagactggagggggtgtatgccctgtacgacttcctgttcagcattgatatcatgagggccacaatcaagactgggaaattgcatgagagatgcaggaaagtggaacaaaccctccatgatattgatgcagacgacttggcattggagatcaactctgctgtccacacctttccagatgaagtatccaggtgcccatttaaaatgctggactacatatacagtgagaagctgttggacc contains these protein-coding regions:
- the LOC134865955 gene encoding zinc finger MYM-type protein 1-like, with amino-acid sequence MAETTPPSRTGVPVGIASTTLSDDPGCWPSVLTSSMRCEIVKKGPVQIMDIEFPQNLDNPPRRFTKDSYKRTMKNGENIHRSWLVYSIHTDGVFCFPCTVFGKRERDNALTTCGYGGWKNLSYRLKKHECTKVHCDNVKKWHDLQRRLQTSTLIDQRQMELMQLEVEHWKGVIRRVIAIVSHLAERNQALRGTTSTVYDRHNGNFLAQVELLAQFDPVMNEHIRRIQCKETKVHYLSGVIQNEIIQLVGDKILQEIARRVHKAKYFSVIMDCTPDISHKEQLSVVLRIVNCETPVSIAEHFLGFVHVEDTTGKGLSEILLDQLEKHNLSISDCRGQSYDNGSNMMGHKQGVQARILELNNKALCIPCSSHTLNLVVSDAAKSSVLSMSFFGMLQRLYNLFSSSVHRWAILKQHVKQLTLKPLSGTRWEARIDSVKVVRYHLPEILDGLSALETYATEKGDSETMSSAKSLHGELKTWSFLLCTITWYNVLYQVNHMSKLLQSPDVSMQTLKKETEGVTEYLEDFRENGLASSQTDAMEIAEDLEIERKLPEKRQRKKKRQFLYESTDETQSTPEEAFRRDFFLPLVDTAITSLKDRFSRLEGVYALYDFLFSIDIMRATIKTGKLHERCRKVEQTLHDIDADDLALEINSAVHTFPDEVSRCPFKMLDYIYSEKLLDLYSNLSIALRLLLTLPVSVASGERSFSSLKRIKNYMRSTMSQERLSGLALMSIESDVRRSLDLEGIVSAFAEAKGRKQQFQ